The Conexivisphaerales archaeon genome contains a region encoding:
- a CDS encoding MFS transporter codes for MLRDFSKVPSQAKILVVGTVFSQLGIGLVLTDLAYFLTSIRGLPATFSGLVFTVEGLTSVALSLPLGVMSDRYGRKRFVLAGNIFVGVSILLISLFSNELIIVLAGAMAGISEAAFTSSTGALLAQYSNSENRTAIFSLAALAGNLAWGAGGFLLYLIEPLERIGLDPLSSHLILYISLAASTFLSTLLLVRLNETKRDWKRTAGYGILSPATRKILIKYIGVNIFVAFGAGLVVPLMSQWFAYKYGVPDSVSGPVLGVSNVLIAAASLAAPAAARKLGVVRSIVLTETASTLFMFLTPLPSTFALSGTIYVIRAFLMNVSNPLSSSLIMGMVPDEERGAASGISATFWRMPNAISTYPGAAMMRAGYLNLPFYIASALYVMSIALFWKWFKGSEEGKRDY; via the coding sequence TTGTTAAGAGATTTCAGCAAGGTGCCAAGTCAGGCAAAGATACTCGTTGTTGGAACAGTCTTCTCTCAGTTAGGCATAGGCCTGGTTCTGACTGACCTTGCATATTTCCTGACGAGCATAAGAGGGCTTCCTGCAACCTTTTCTGGGCTTGTGTTTACTGTAGAGGGGTTGACTTCGGTAGCACTCAGCTTGCCGCTGGGTGTTATGTCTGACAGATACGGCAGAAAGCGGTTTGTGCTGGCAGGAAATATCTTTGTAGGCGTGAGTATATTGCTCATCTCTCTTTTCAGCAATGAACTGATTATTGTTCTGGCAGGAGCGATGGCCGGGATAAGTGAAGCAGCATTCACTTCATCTACTGGTGCTCTTCTTGCTCAGTACTCCAACTCTGAGAACAGAACAGCGATCTTCTCTTTGGCTGCTTTGGCGGGTAATCTCGCATGGGGAGCAGGAGGATTCCTGCTCTACCTTATCGAACCTCTGGAAAGGATAGGGTTAGACCCGCTTTCGTCTCATCTTATACTTTACATATCGCTTGCGGCAAGCACCTTTCTTTCTACTCTACTTCTCGTAAGATTGAACGAGACGAAAAGGGATTGGAAGAGAACAGCAGGATATGGCATATTATCACCAGCTACCAGAAAGATCCTGATAAAATACATAGGTGTAAACATCTTTGTAGCGTTTGGAGCTGGTCTCGTTGTACCTCTTATGAGCCAGTGGTTTGCTTACAAATATGGAGTACCTGATTCGGTAAGCGGACCTGTCCTGGGGGTCTCAAACGTGCTCATAGCAGCAGCCAGTCTTGCTGCACCCGCTGCAGCCAGGAAATTGGGAGTGGTGAGGTCGATAGTGCTGACCGAGACAGCTAGCACTCTCTTCATGTTCTTAACCCCTCTGCCATCAACCTTCGCTCTTTCTGGAACAATCTACGTAATCAGGGCCTTTCTGATGAACGTCTCAAACCCGTTATCTTCGTCACTGATCATGGGGATGGTTCCAGATGAAGAGAGGGGAGCGGCCTCAGGGATAAGTGCAACTTTTTGGAGAATGCCAAATGCAATAAGCACATATCCAGGGGCTGCGATGATGAGGGCAGGGTATCTGAATCTGCCTTTTTACATCGCATCTGCTCTTTACGTAATGTCAATAGCTCTTTTCTGGAAATGGTTCAAAGGAAGTGAAGAAGGGAAAAGAGATTATTGA
- a CDS encoding nucleotidyltransferase family protein, which translates to MTSGKDKKVIAFVLAAGCSKRFGKQMKQLLAFRGKTILQTVVDEACGSKAVEVFTVLGCRWRKIKLALKPGRSRIIINKDYERGFSTSLQAAVRKTLQLRADACLIVLADQPLVNAEFLNELIAIYQGKEVSGVVSDYGGVIGTPAILDKKLFPDVMKLKGEIGAKQLLEGRTDVIKVKARQEMLTDVDTEEDYRKILKIR; encoded by the coding sequence ATGACATCTGGCAAAGACAAGAAGGTGATAGCTTTCGTCCTTGCTGCGGGCTGCTCCAAGCGTTTTGGAAAGCAGATGAAGCAGCTTTTAGCTTTTAGGGGGAAGACCATACTCCAGACTGTCGTTGATGAAGCATGCGGTTCAAAGGCTGTTGAAGTCTTCACTGTGCTAGGCTGCAGGTGGAGAAAGATAAAACTGGCTCTTAAGCCGGGCAGAAGTAGGATAATAATCAACAAAGACTATGAAAGAGGCTTCAGCACATCGCTGCAGGCAGCGGTGAGGAAAACCCTTCAGCTCAGGGCAGATGCCTGCCTCATCGTTCTGGCAGACCAGCCTCTTGTAAATGCAGAATTCCTCAATGAGCTCATTGCGATTTATCAGGGGAAAGAGGTTTCTGGGGTCGTGTCAGATTATGGTGGTGTAATAGGCACCCCTGCCATCTTGGACAAGAAGCTCTTCCCAGATGTGATGAAGCTAAAGGGTGAGATTGGTGCAAAGCAATTACTGGAAGGAAGGACAGACGTGATAAAGGTCAAGGCAAGGCAGGAAATGCTGACCGATGTGGATACAGAGGAAGATTACAGGAAGATATTGAAGATTCGATAA
- a CDS encoding XdhC family protein yields the protein MRVEEFSRIIAELSSRKRPFAIATVVKVEGSTLGKPGFKIIIDEDGRVLSGTLGGVCPESAIVETALKAMKMGEPKVVRVFLEDVGRSLDAVVRSSGNDEIHVETNCGGSMDVYVEPFLPSERLILIGQGGKDDVEDMLVKLGKMLDFEVIVIDHAPMLSEKPDLLISEPDYDLSRFELSSTDSVVVLTKGERDVPVLKSILTSKTKPRFVGLLASRKRVSEDAKRLEEEGVSKQDIEGVHAPVGVDVGAVTPAEIAVSIMSDVVAVKRGKHLPHKA from the coding sequence ATGAGGGTCGAAGAATTTTCAAGGATCATAGCGGAGCTTTCATCAAGAAAGAGACCTTTTGCAATAGCCACAGTTGTAAAGGTTGAGGGGTCGACCCTCGGTAAGCCAGGTTTCAAGATAATCATAGACGAGGACGGCAGGGTGCTTTCAGGTACACTCGGCGGGGTCTGCCCAGAGTCAGCTATAGTCGAGACAGCCCTTAAAGCTATGAAAATGGGAGAGCCGAAGGTTGTCAGAGTGTTCCTTGAAGATGTGGGGAGGTCCCTTGACGCTGTTGTCAGAAGCAGTGGAAACGATGAAATACATGTTGAAACTAATTGTGGCGGTTCGATGGACGTCTATGTGGAACCGTTTCTACCATCAGAAAGGTTGATCCTGATAGGTCAGGGCGGTAAAGATGATGTTGAAGATATGCTAGTGAAACTGGGAAAGATGCTTGACTTTGAGGTAATAGTTATCGACCACGCACCGATGCTATCAGAGAAACCAGACTTGCTGATCAGCGAACCTGACTATGATCTAAGCAGATTCGAACTTAGCTCTACGGATTCAGTAGTAGTTCTGACAAAGGGTGAAAGGGATGTACCAGTTCTCAAATCTATCCTCACATCAAAGACGAAACCGAGGTTTGTTGGGCTACTAGCTAGCAGAAAGAGAGTCTCAGAAGATGCAAAAAGACTGGAAGAAGAAGGCGTATCAAAGCAGGATATAGAAGGGGTTCATGCGCCGGTTGGGGTGGATGTGGGTGCAGTTACCCCGGCTGAGATAGCTGTAAGCATTATGAGCGACGTTGTGGCTGTAAAAAGGGGAAAACATCTGCCACACAAGGCATAG
- a CDS encoding zinc ribbon domain-containing protein yields MPFCPKCGTQVQEGIAFCPNCGASISSTPSSSPPPYSSQPSMPVQRPAGVAIIAILVALGGIGFIFLGIVVAFASGLVASLAANGLVAGFVGLLGGVMIVLGLLYLGLAYGFWTGKGWAWTVGVVLMILGIIIGIAGLLVSLGSLVGILIDLLILYYLTRPHVKAFFGKGSSTSVL; encoded by the coding sequence TTGCCTTTTTGTCCTAAGTGTGGTACGCAGGTACAGGAGGGTATCGCTTTCTGTCCGAACTGCGGGGCAAGCATCTCCTCAACTCCCAGCTCCTCTCCACCCCCTTACTCTTCACAGCCTTCAATGCCAGTTCAAAGACCGGCAGGGGTAGCGATCATAGCAATCCTTGTTGCACTGGGTGGAATAGGATTTATTTTTCTTGGAATAGTTGTGGCATTTGCTTCAGGGCTAGTGGCAAGTTTGGCTGCAAACGGTCTGGTTGCAGGATTCGTAGGACTGCTCGGAGGAGTAATGATAGTTTTAGGCCTGCTCTACCTTGGTCTGGCCTATGGGTTCTGGACTGGTAAGGGTTGGGCCTGGACCGTTGGGGTAGTCCTTATGATACTTGGAATAATAATAGGAATTGCTGGTTTGCTGGTTTCGCTTGGCTCGTTGGTAGGCATACTGATCGACCTGCTGATCCTCTATTATCTCACAAGGCCTCACGTCAAGGCATTCTTTGGCAAAGGAAGCTCAACATCTGTACTGTAG